In Arachis hypogaea cultivar Tifrunner chromosome 2, arahy.Tifrunner.gnm2.J5K5, whole genome shotgun sequence, a genomic segment contains:
- the LOC112744832 gene encoding proline-rich receptor-like protein kinase PERK3: MLMFSPIFAAITVAIAAFTQHCHHHFYCRHTTLFGLLRCCVSSLPLRTTQSKFSAIYKRVLRDGSSVVIRSINVTCCIPEEIEFLKGLSLLTSLRHENIIKMRGFCYSSSRGLGYLHSNEASKPTMVHQNILVEKVLLDNQFNPLIMDAGFPKLLADDIVYSAPKVGAAMGYLAPEYITTGRITEKSDVYAFGVIVL; the protein is encoded by the exons ATGCTCATGTTTTCTCCCATCTTTGCAGCTATCACTGTCGCTATTGCTGCCTTCACTCAGCACTGCCACCACCACTTCTACTGCCGTCACACCACACTTTTCGGTCTTCTGCGTTGTTGCGTTTCGTCTCTGCCCCTGCGAACTACTCAG AGCAAATTCTCTGCCATCTACAAACGAGTTCTCAGAGATGGTTCTTCTGTGGTCATCAGAAGTATTAATGTGACATGCTGCATACCTGAGGAAATTGAATTCTTGAAGGGATTGAGCCTGCTAACCTCACTGAGACATGAAAACATTATAAAGATGAGAGGTTTTTGTTACTCAAGTAGTAGAG GTCTTGGATATCTGCACAGCAATGAAGCAAGCAAACCTACAATGGTTCACCAAAATATTTTAGTTGAAAAAGTTCTTCTTGACAATCAGTTTAACCCATTGATCATGGATGCTGGGTTCCCCAAGCTTCTAGCAGACGACATTGTTTACTCGGCACCGAAAGTTGGTGCTGCCATGGGATACCTAGCTCCTGAATACATTACCACTGGACGCATCACCGAGAAGAGTGACGTTTATGCATTCGGTGTCATTGTTCTTTAA